The genome window ggaggtggtggtactgatcatacagctgtgcggggaggaggtgatttctctgatcatacagctctgcagggaggaggtggtggtactgatcatacagctctgcgggggagaaggtggtggcactgatcatacagctctgcggggtggaggtgatttctctgatcatacagctctgcagggaggagtaggtggtggcactgatgatacagctctgcggggaggaggtggtggcactgatcatacagctctgcggggaggaggaggtggcactgatcatacagctctgcggggaggaggtggtggcactgatcatacagctctgctgggaggaggtggtggcactgatcatacagctctgcggggtggaggtgatttctctgatcatacagctctgcagggaggagtaggtggtggcactgatgatacagctctgcggggaggaggtggtggcactgatcatacagctctgcggggaggaggaggtggcactgatcatacagctctgcggggaggaggtggtggctctgatcatacagctccacATTCTCGGAACTTCTACATgtgggcaaaacagaattcattgtctttcccacaTCACACgcaaccccccaacgaacctatccattacaggaaacggctgcccactctcctcagtccaatttcgctgcctcggggtaatccttgacactcatctctccttcaaacctcatatccaagccctttccacttcctgccgccttcaactcaaaatattTTAAGGATCTGTAGatttctaaaccaagaatctgcaaaaaccctagtctatgccctcatcatctcccgcctggactactgtaacctcctgctctgtggcctcccctctaacactctcgcacccctcctatCTATTCTAAACTCTCCTGCCCGACTAAccaacctgtcccccgctattccccggcctctcccctctgtcaatcccttcactggctccccattacccagagactccagtacaaaagcctaaccatgacatacaaagccatccacaaaatgTCTcctttatacatctgtgacctcctctcccggtactttcctgcaacctccgatcctcacaagatctccttctctactcccctcttatctcctcttcccacaatagcatacaagatttctcctgcgcatcacccctactctggaaccctctaccacaacacatcagactctcacctaccatggaaaccttcaaaaagagcctaaagacccacctcttccgacaagcctacaacctgcagtaaccaccactgatcgaccagctctaccttcacctactgtatcctcatccatccattgtagattgcgagccctcgtgggcagggtcctctctcctcctgtaccagttatgacttgtattgttcaagatcattgtacctgttattatgtatacccctcctcacatgtaaagcgccatggaataaatggcgctataataataaataataatattgcccGAGAGCCGCCAGTCCTGACACTAGATGAAGCGGGGGAGGAAAAGTGATAGAACAGAAGGACGATCAGTAACTGAGCAGGGATCCTGTGAGGAGGATGTGACGGCCGATAATGTAACTGCCTGACCTGTGAGATCCTGACACCACAGGGTAATGTTCTGAGCAGGGACACTCCGCAATCTTCTACACATGATCCTACATTTCCCATCACAGACCTCCTGCCTGCAGCCGTAGGACTGATCTGTAATGGGGAGACATGGTGGGATCTGCTGGGAAGGGCAGAATTGGTCTTCCCTGAAATGTCTCTTGTAGGATATGTCCCTGACCAGTATATCGTCTCCACAATACGGATTGTGACGGGAAAGGGACGATCTGATCGTCTCCAGGTCAGACACACGGGAACATCACAGCATGTGGAGAACACGAATCATTCTCTATATCCATGAGAGGAAACCGGAGCGGATACAGCGCCGCTAACCTGGAAATCTGCAGATTCCTGTGTGGGATGTAAGAGACCAATGATCGCTCAACACAAGCAGATTTCCCGATATCGGTCCTGGGACCAGGTGTTATATGAAGACAAAAGACGGAAAAAAGCGGGAACCGTAAACGTGTTACCATTGGAAACATTAGCTCCTCcctctgctgattggctgaacacaggACGGTTGGGGGTTTGAATTTCCCGCCGCTTCTAAATGTAATGACGTCACTTACACTGTAAAAAGAATCCAGATTAGGCTCTAGATCAACTCCACCACAAATGGCTCCTGTTACCTGAGAAACGAGAGTAATGAACTAATAAACGAGACCCCAGAATGCCGAGATCTGTGCAGCAAGGAGTTAAATAAGAAGTCCCTGAATACACATCAACTCGCTGAGCAATGCCCAGATTATTCCTGAGATTTTCTCACCATCTCCCTCGTCACCAGGCGCAGAGCCCCGGGCGGAGCGAGCAGACACCTCGGGAAGACGGGAGAGGACACCGGAgcagtgtgggtggctcttatagtgagggtgtgggtggctcttagaagagcctttggggtgaggagcggagcacggagccgatcacttggcgctggtgtacttggtgacggccttggtgccctcggacacggcgtgcttggccagctctccgggcagcagcaggcgcacggcggtctggatctcccgggaggtgatggtggagcgcttgttgtagtgagccaggcgggaggcttcccctgcgatgcgctcgaagatgtcgttgacgaaggagttcatgatgcccatggccttggaggagatgccggtgtcggggtggacctgcttcagcaccttgtacacgtagatggcgtagctctccttcctgctcttcctcCGCTTCTTGCCGTCCTTCTTCTGAGTCTTAGTCACGgctttcttggagcccttcttgGGCGCAGGCGCAGACTTGGCGGGATCAGGCATGATAACAACAAACCGGTCTCAGCACAAGTGAGAAGAATAATGATCCTGCGCCTCCAAGAGCGGCGGAATTTATAGCCCGGCCATGCAGATGAGCACTGCTGTCAGACCGCCGTTCTATTGGGTGATGAAGTCATGTGACCAACGAGAACGTTAGACCACTGCAGCTGATTGGTGGTTTCCCAAATCATTGCTTCATCTTTGCAGCGGGGATGCTGTATAGCGATGTAAAACCCTGTATAATGCTCTATACATCTAAATAGTGCTGTGAAGCTCCATATACCGCAGTGCACCCTCATACAGCGCTGTATGTGTTCATGTTCTATTTACCCTTCATAGTGCTGTTATTCATCTGAATAGTGCAgagtacccccatatactgcaaccTACTGACAAATGACTGTGCCACATTATGCAGGCAGTTACAGTACAGCGCCCGACATGTTACACTCCGTATAGTGCAGTAATATCTCCAGATGGTGCTGGAAACCCCAGCTAGTCAGCTGTGCCAGGACTGCAAACCCTGTGAATTCAGTGAGATGTTTCGGTAGTAGCCGCACCCAGTTTTCTAGGAAGAGCCGGCTTCCCTCAGGAGCTGTGTCCCCTGTATAAACTGCACTTATCCCTCCTGTGTGTGATCTCAGTAACATGAAGCCGGATCAGTCACTTCAGCCACGAATCTCTGCTCTGTGGTGACCGCAGTACAGTGGAGCACGGATCGTGTATAGTGACCTCTATATACCGCCTGGTGCAGTGTGAACCATCAGTGTGATCAGCGGTGCGGCTcttaggaggaggatgtgggggctcttagaagagcctttgagtgtgtggacagatgtgGAGGAGCGGAGTTTACAGTCCTGGCACAGCAGACTAGCCGCTTCCTGGATCTACGAGGAAACGGCCATTATCTGTCCCAATCACTGCACAAAGTCCTCCTTCAATAAGGGCTAATTTCCAGCTATCTGCAGATTATTCCGAGGCTGAGTTCTGCGAGCGACACTCAATTTGCACTGACAGTCTGGCGGGTGAGGGGTCAATCCCTGTCAGTGTTTCTCCTCCGCTCCATCTGCACAGGAGGCGGCTCCTCACTCACCCGCGTATTATCCTGTGCAGATCCCCTGTGGTGTCCGCGCTGATCCTATCACAGCCTGACTGAGACAAGTCTCCTATgttctgcccggagcctgatgtgacGCTGCCGGGTCTCGGGTGGGGGAAGTCGCCGCTTCTATAAAGCGAGTGAGTAGTGGGGGTCAGCACACACGGACACTAAGGAGTTAATGGGGGCGGATGTTCCTGTATCTGGGATTGGTCGGCGCCTGTGGATGTCTCTCGCTCATTGGCTGATTACAGATCCGTTGCTGGTTTTGAATTTCCCGCTCAATCGCTTTTCTTTGTCCGTCGGATTATTACCGGCCCCTCTGCTGGAGCGGCGATCGCTGTGTATACCGGTGGGAGCAGCTCTACCCCGCTGATAATACCGGGTCCTGTCCTCCCAACTGTCTGCCCCCAAACACGGGGATCAGTCGCCATTATTATTCTGAGGAGGTTATAATAGTCTTCAGAGGCGACATCCATCCGACACATTAGTGTCCAGGACTTGGTCATCACACAGGAGCCTCCGTACCCGGTACACAGGGCGTCCATCTATCCAGCTGCCTCTTACAGCCACATTCCCTGTACACGGATCTgatcaggaaattatcactgcgGCCCAGTGCGGATATATATCCCCCATGAATCCATGTTATCTTTGTAGGTCAATGAGAAGAAACCGCATCACCCGAAGTCCGCGGTGAAAGACGGGGGAGCAGACACGGCCCCAGTATGTCAGGACCCGGGAGCATACAACTAGCACGTCCCAGGCTGAGGCCGGTactacaggcagccgcacagggGATATTTTGCCCTGCAGAGACGCTGAGCCGGATACTAATCAATCAGCGCCCAATAAGAACAGGATCTTAAATGTCTAGACAGAATATTAACCTACATTTGGAAACCGCCCGGAACACCCCCTGATTAGAGCTGTAGAGAGATCTGCTTCCAATAAGCCTTTCCACGTCAGGATATCCTTCGGAAACTGAATGTGTGGGAATATGGTTAAAGAGACCCTACTCCCAGATCATACACACACGGAATCCGTCGGGTACAAAACAGGATTTGCAAATAGGTCTCACAACCAAAAGCAGCGACAGAACCATCCGCCCAAAAACGGCATCAGAGGACGTTACCGAACTGCGGATCAGGGTCAGAATTACCATTCCCCACAATTATTTGGCCGATGGTAGTTTTCGACTATTCAGTATTCGGAGCGTAAATTCGGCACCGATGAGTGTTCTACTAACATTACAGCGACATCACCACAGCAGAGAAATGAGATCCTAGCAGTCAGGTGCAGCCTCTCACTTAGAAGATgtgggtggctctgaaaagagcctttgggttgtgaagacagaagagaacacaattaacctccgaagccgtagagagtgcggccctggcgcttgagcgcgtacaccacgtccatggcggtgacggtcttcctcttggcgtgctcggtgtaggtgacggcgtcacggatcacgttctccaggaagactttcaggacaccgcgagtctcctcatagatgaggccggagatgcgcttgacgcctcctctgcgagctagacggcggatggcaggcttggtgatgccctggatgttatcacggagcaccttcctgtgccgtttggcgccgcccttcccgagaccttttcctcctttgccgcgaccagacattttctgcagttAATGAGCAAAAACTGATTCCTGAGCCTCAGGGACTGCACCTTTATATGGAGGGAGAATGGACCAGAGAGAGAACTGCAGAGATGACGCACTTCCGGGACGGGGCTTACAGAATCTACATTAGCTCCTCCCTTTCTCTGCTGATTGGCTAAATACTAAACTGTAGGGAAGTTTGATTTTCCAGCTCATTGCTCAGTTTCTGCAATTATCTTTCCAGCTTCTATTATGTGTAATTTCCTTCCCTTATGATTGAGGGTATCCTAAATATTGTCATTACTGTTCCAGATCATGGTGGATCATATCTTCCACAACAGATGATGCCCCCAgttaccctccacacagtatgatgcctcctacACAGTAAGATACCCACACAGCAGGATGTCCCCACAGTTACTGTGTGGGGGTATAATACCCCCAGTAactccccaaacagtatgatgccctaagtcccccccacacacacacacactttgatgCACCCACAGTTATCCCCTATACAatgtaacacagtaacatagttagtaaggccgaaaaaatacatttgtccttccagttcagcctatattccatcataataaatccccagatctacgtccttctacagaacctaataattgtatgatacaatattgttctgctccaggaagacatccaggcctctcttgaacccctcgactgagttcgccatcaccacctcctcaggcaagcaattccagattctcactgccctaacagtaaagaatcctcttctatgttggtggaaaaaccttctctcttccagacccaaagaatgcccccttgtgcccgtcaccttccttggtataaacagatcctcagcgagatatttgtattgtccccttatatacttatacatggttattagatcgccccgtcttttttctagactaaataatcctaatttcgctaacctatctgggtattgtagttctcccattccctttattaattttgttggcctcctttgtactctctctagttccattatatccttcctgtggATGTGATACCCCCAGAGCGTCCCAACCTCAGCGTAATGCAATGATAGACATTTGTTCATTTTCTGATGAAGAACTTCCATAAATGGAGATTTGGAAGGACGAAAGAAGCAAGTGAAATTAGAAGAGATTTCCCATCATTTAATCACCAGATGATGGTACTTCATTTATGCCGTTACCTCATGTACCAATTACAACCCAGAAagacattttatgcatttttttttatataaaatatcatGCTTTAATGCAAAATTACAGGAACCTGCTCATAATTGTAAAGTACAAATTAGtttgttggtgtttttttttaattcattgcttTAATGTAAAAACTGTACAGGCAGCAAGAGGGTTAAACACCAGTGTAACTGAAAAATAATCCTTACTACATCGCCCTCTATAGTGCCAGAGGCATTTCCCTTATACATTCGAGTATAATCTGAgatttgcagccattttttttaggctgaaagtgcccctctcgtctTATACTGGAGTCATTGTACCAGGGGGTCGGCGGCTGGCACATCATACTCACCTCATactggcgcggtctctgcttctcagatagTCTCTGGCGCCTGCATCTcttcctgtaatgagtggtaccacgtgaccactaaaCAAAGTAATGAATACATACGTGGCTCCACTCCcacaggcgtggagcgcatattcattactttaatgagcggtaccatgacgAACACAGGAACAAGTTGCTggcaccagagaccatcggagaagcagggacttgcagagacgctgccaggagggtgagtatgacgggggagggtgagccatgcatattCACCTGTTCCGACGCGTATCCGGGGGAGATTGCTAGTAGAAATTTTGTAATTAGCTCCTATCTCCTCCCTTTCGTCTGATTGGTTGAGCACAGAACGGTTGGAGATTTTGAATTTTCCACTTATTGTGCTCTTCTTTTCCCGCTTCTCTATTCTTCTCATCTCAGCGTCGCTTAGATCTGTTGGTTATTTTGATTTTTACTTCCGTTGTAGTTTCGGTTGTTATTTTCCAGCTTGTTATAAAGtagaataaaaaatacattttaaggaCACTGATCTACAGATAACTCATCTGATCCCCGGCAGTCACTCATCATTACACGTGGTGCCCGACTGGTGGCCATTACCGGTCACTGCAGAGCAGGGAGCTGTATGTAACCAGACCCCCGGCGGCACCAGCCACAGATAAGATGAGAAAACTCAAATATATGATAATTACAACCTAAAGCCGCAAGACTGCAGAGGCGGCACTAGGACCCCATTTACGTCTGCGCTGTACAGAAACCGCGCCTCCACCACCAAAGACCCGGGCTGTGCACAGCGCACACTTTACCCTGTCCTTATAAAACGTCAGTCATGTAATTGATGTCGCACTTTTGGACTTGGTGAGAATAAAGGATGCGCGGAGCGGTAACTGGAATATCGCGGATCACCTACAATATCGGACACAGCAGCCGGCTATTACCTTTCCTGACCGCGCTCCGTATATGGAGAATACGCGCAGAAGAGAAACCGTTCAGGACTCGGCTCATTTGTGGGAGGAtttggtggctctgaaaagagcctttgtgtTGTGGTCGCAGCCGGGGCAGATCTAAGCTCTCTCCCCACGGATCCGGCGGGCCAGCTGGATGTCTTTGGGCATGATGGTGACCCTCTTGGCGTGGATGGCGCACAGGTTGGTGTCCTCGAACAACCCCACCAGATAAGCCTCGCTGGCCTCCTGCAGGGCCATGACGGCCGAACTCTGGAAACGCAGATCGGTCTTGAAGTCCTGGGCGATCTCCCTCACCAGGCGCTGGAAGGGAAGCTTACGGATCAGCAGCTCGGTGGATTTCTGATAGCGGCGGATCTCACGGAGAGCGACTGTTCCTGGCCGGTAACGATGCGGCTTCTTCACTCCACCAGTGGCGggagcgctcttcctggcggcCTTTGTGGCCAGCT of Ranitomeya imitator isolate aRanImi1 unplaced genomic scaffold, aRanImi1.pri SCAFFOLD_325, whole genome shotgun sequence contains these proteins:
- the LOC138653688 gene encoding histone H2B 1.1-like gives rise to the protein MPDPAKSAPAPKKGSKKAVTKTQKKDGKKRRKSRKESYAIYVYKVLKQVHPDTGISSKAMGIMNSFVNDIFERIAGEASRLAHYNKRSTITSREIQTAVRLLLPGELAKHAVSEGTKAVTKYTSAK
- the LOC138653669 gene encoding histone H3, with protein sequence MARTKQTARKSTGGKAPRKQLATKAARKSAPATGGVKKPHRYRPGTVALREIRRYQKSTELLIRKLPFQRLVREIAQDFKTDLRFQSSAVMALQEASEAYLVGLFEDTNLCAIHAKRVTIMPKDIQLARRIRGERA